CATATAAAAGCTCTCTGCCTTTTCAAGGACCCTTCTCTCATCTGTGACGGccttaccaaaaaaaacaaaaaactttcaaaGTCTTTACTTTccatcaaaattttgtttcaatggCACTGGACTTGGAGAAACAACAATCTGTGAGAATGAGGAAACGCAAAAGAAACGAAATAAAGCTTTCTGTTAATGAGAAAGTAGAGGTAAAATAATAACTCCttttttgaagggttttttgCGGGGTTTTGACACCCTTTAGCCTGTTTTtgattgactatttttttttatggtttttcttgtattgtttattgattcttgaatttaaTGTCAAGTTTTAAGGTGGCTTTCGCTTTGATGGGTGCTGCATTGGGTTTTTTATTGGTATATGTCGGTGTTATTGTTCATCAATGCtttcaatatgttttgtttttccagaCATGCAAGGGTTGATTAGGGGTTCTTTAGAGACTACCAAATTTTTAGTCAAATGGGATACCGTAATGTAATGGTTTTTTCTTAGTGTTCTTCTCAAGTTATTACCCTGTTATTATATGGAAATTTTCTCtactggtgtttttttttttatttgtaaattttggtAATGACTTATTGAGcagtttttacttatttttgacaatttaatgtttttcatatctgtatttttttttcaccttggATAATGTATTTGTATgtttaattttgagattttataggTAAGGAGTGAGGAAGATGGATTTCAGGGATCATGGCACCCGGGAACTGTCATTGCATGTCGTAGGCGAGGCCTGGACTTAAAATATGAAGTTAAATACGATCATATTCTTAATGATGACGAGTCTGACTATCTTGTTGATCAAGTTTGCGTCTCACTTCCCGTTGATGACACTGATTGTGCCAATGAAGACCGGTGTAACAACCGTGGCCTCATCAGGCCAGCACCACCACCGTTTCAGTTTGGTAAATATGGTTTTCCTTACGGAATGTGTGTGGATGTGCATTACCAGGAGGCTTGGTGGGAAGGTGTGATTTTTGATCACGACGATGGTTCAGAGGAGAGGAGGATATTTTTCCCTGATTTGGGCGACGAAATTATGGCAAGTGTCAATAAACTAAGGGTTACTCAGGATTGGAATGAAGTTGATGAGACTTGGCGGCAACGTGGGACATGGTTGTTTCTTGTGTTGATTGAGGAATAcgaacaaaaacaatatattccCGTTTCCATAAAACAACTTTGGTATGACTTGCGAGAGAAAGAGAGTTTTGAGAAGCTTGGAGGGTGGACTTCTACCGTGAAAGCTTTGTGGAGAAAGTTGGTTTTAGGGGCAATTGATGATAATCTTAAAGTCGTGGTGAATCATCTTTTCCAGGTGATAGGCATTCCAGACGCTGCACAGCAGCCGATCGCTAAACCTGTTAATGATGTTAACATGAATCGGAAAGAAGATCTGGTTAAGACTCACGCCATGATACCAGTCGAGAACTCGCTAAATGATTGTCTGCTGTTGTATCCTAGTTGTCCTACTGTTGAATCAACTCTTGACAGGGTCGTGCCAAAATTTTCTTGTGAAGATGATGCAATTGTGTGTATGAAGCCTCGGGCTTTGTTTGCCTTACCTTCTAACCTGGATGGAATTCCTGCTGTCAGTTCTATAACCAGTGATGAAGGTTTTTCTAACTCCAATTCCAATAAAATCAATGGGTCATCTTCGGGTTCAGCATGCATTCAAAGCAGTTGGCTATGTGCTGGCTCAGACATAGTTCCTGGACCTGAATTTTGCCCAGATGCCATTATCAAATACGCAAAGATGGGTAACAAAAAGCCCACGGGTACTCTAATCAAAGATGTGAGGAAGCATCTTTTACATCAGAGGTGGAAAATTGAATCCATGAAAGATAAAGGCACAAGTAGACTGCGTTACACCTCACCTGACGGGAAGCTGTACCATTCTCTTCGGCAGGTTTGTCTAGATTTTTGTGGAGCTGACAGAGGGATCCTTTCTCCAACCTCTGAAGGTAAGCAGAACAGTTTGCATACTTCTCATGGTGATTCATCTTCTCTTATTGAGCAACAAGAGGATCGGGATCCTTATTGTTGCTCTCAAGTGGTGAGTTCTTCTAATTCTGAAGCAGTTGTTTATAAACCTGAATATTGTCCCGAAGCAATTGTGGAATGGTCTAATCTCTGGTCTAAACATGGATCCGGGACGAGATTCAGGGGAAAGATTAAGAAAGCTGATATGTCACTAAGAGCTAGGAAGCACCTCGCAGCCCTAGGATGGGTGTTTGGCTATAAAACATTTAATGGGAGGCGTGAATTTTACCATCGATCTCCTATGGGGAAGACATACTGGTCACTACGACAAGCCATCGAACACATCTTTGATAAAGGAACATGCACTGATACTTCTAGAGATATGGAAATGGAAAATGACAGTAAAACAGTCGAGGGACAGTTTTCTTGTGAAAAAATACCTTCTGCAATTTGTAAAACGGAGTTTCAGAAGCAAAAAAACTGTTCTAAAGAGTCTTCTTGCTTTTCACTGTCCAAAAAACATCATGACCTTCACGAAATAAATGTTCTAACCACTAGAAAGGCtcgaaggaaaagaaaggataGTTTACATGTTGAAACCCATTCAGATGCTCAAAACACAAGCCGCCCAAAGTCAAGAAGCGGGATAACATCTAGAGGTTTGATTGGATCACGAAATGATAAGAAACATACTAAGTGGGTCCGTGTGCTACGATCAAGCAAAAGAGTGCAGCATGTGGTAGCTCCTGACCCATCACATCATAATCCTCGAACTGTGTTGTCTTTGTTGATAGACAATGATATCGTGTTGCCAAGGACAAAAGTACATTACGGTAGCCAAAAGGATAGAAATCCAACAGTGGAAGGGCGCATAGCTCGTGATGGGATCAAGTGCAGCTGTTGTGGGAAGGTTTACACCCTTAGTGGCTTTGAACTTCATGCTGGCATCAAATCTTGCAGGTTAGGTGCTAGCAAATACTGCAAGCCAGCTGCCAGCATCTTTCTGGATGATGGGAGGTCTCTGCTAGAATGCCAGATACAAATGATGCGTGACAAGGAGATGAGTAATCACAAGGCAGAAACACCTGATAGTTTGAAGGGAAGTTGGGATCGAGATGGTAATGATCATGTATGCTCTGTTTGTCACTATGGTggtgaattaattttatgtgatcACTGTCCCTCCTCATTCCATAAAAGATGTCTGGGCATGAAGGTGAGTTATGTGTTTGCTCTTCAGTTCATTTAGAAATtctaatatgattttattattgagaTATTTGACTTCTCATGCGAGCCTAAACTTTAGTGCCgttttttatcttctctttcATGCTTCTATAGGATGTTCCGGATGGAGACTGGTTCTGCCCATCATGCTGCTGTAAAATTTGTGgccaaaacaaattgaaaaaagacaCCAAGGATTTTATCGATGGCGTTCTTAATTGCACTCAATGCGAGCACCAATGTAGATTAATTTTATCTGCTTGCAGCTAAAGCTGATAACAAATGGAGGGGCGTGTTTGAAATGTCTCTAATATGCCCTCTCTCTATCTGATGCAGATCATATTATGTGTCTGAGTAACAGCTGGACAGATAAATGGAAGGATCATCCTAAAGAAAATTCGTTTTGCAGCAAAAAGTGTGAAGTGGTACTTCAAACTCACTTTCTCTTCCTATTCTTGTTGTGCacaatcaagctaaatttgCATGTATTTGGCTATTAATGATGAGCTCTTGAAAAACACAATCAGAATTATTTGCTTAACTTGTTCTCATCCATTCAACATGTCATATTATTGTTGACACTTGCATCGTAGCCTTGTTATTGGTTTTCTTGAAACTCACAAGGCAGAATTAATGCTAATGGCTTCTGAATCCATGTATCTCATTCCTTTTCCTTGGCATGCTTGCTTGCATTTATGTTTAATACCGTTGCTAAAAATACCGGCAAATCAATCGTATATGTTTTGCATATTAGCTGGTTTTGATTCCATTTTAGATGAAGCTGAAGATTCAGTGGATTACCTACACCTGCCCTATCAACTAAGATCATTTTAGGTGCTAAATCCTTGGATGATAGGCCTGAAGTAAAAACGTGAAAAAAATGGTTATATTGTTGCTTGGGGAAGGATGACACTACACAGTCAGAAGCTTTAGAGCCTTAGGCATAACCAGCACTTGATCAAATTCCCCACATTCTACCCCCAATAGAAACATAACAGAACTTGTAATAGATATAATGCGATTTACTTTACACTCATTCCTCCCTTCCCTTGTTTTCTTAGCTTGGCTACACCTCCTTCACCTCTTTGATTGAGTAGAGACCATATGCACAAGTTTTAAGGGGGATGGCTCTTTTTTCAGATTCTTAGAGACCTTATGATGTGATTTATATGATCCAAGTGAaacttcaagtttttttctattaagaGATTCAATGTTGTGCTATTATATAATTTAGTCAGCTTGATTGGTTACACTcgatgatattgttttttttatgtgtatgaGGATCAATTGACTGACAATATTCAATTAGTATATGAGTTGCAAAGATAAGTAAGAATTAAATCTTCGTAGGCTATTATCCCCGcgccccccacccccccccccccccaaaaaaaataaataaataaataaaatttcactgTAGACCATCTTATAATGCATGGTGCCAGTAGCTTATACCTGCCACAAAAATATATGTTCAATGAATATTCTTCTTGGAATGTCATGGAGGTTGCCACACTTTGATTTTACTGTTATGATGGTGTCCCTGTTGTAGATATTTTTGGGCCTTCAAAAGCTTCTAGGAAAACCAATTCCAGTGGGTGTGGACAATCTTACTTGGACGTTATTCAAGTATATGCAGTCTGATCAGCATAAACTTGATGCTTTTGATGATGAGACCCTGGTTGAGACCTACAGCAAGCTCAAAATAGCACTTGATGTGGTGCATGAATGTTTCGAGCCCATTGAGGAACCTCGCACCGGGAGGGATCTTATGAAAGATGTTATTTTTAGTAATGGgtgagattttattatttaagacAAATTATCCTAACcactttgttttttctgttacaTGGTATTTGGTATATTTTATTCATAGAGCATACTTAAAGTggtattttaaaatttgcacAACCAAAATCTAATTATTCTGGATCTTATATTAGTACTGAACCAAGAGGCTCTtgattttgtctttgttttttgtatctCGAATCACGACAAAATCCATATTGAGCATATTTTAATTGGCTGCCAATGCGTTTTTCTATAACAAGTGCAGAAAAGGTGTAAGTTTTCAGAAACAAGCAAGAGCAGAGGCAAAAGATGGTTTCAAAAAGAATGTTTAGAAAAATGTTTGGATTCGCACTATTTCCACCTCACTAAAAATGATGCAGCCATAGCAGTCTGAAACAATCCCCACCCCCATAATAATTTGCTCTTCATACTATTCCTAATTATTTCCAGTTTTCTACTTATTTAGTTACTTTATCTTTCATCATGTTTTATGAAATGTGTTGATTAGTCACTGGACTTTCTTGGTACATTCTAATTTATAGATTATTGAGTTATAATTACCTTGTAACAGTAAGGAtgagttgttattattattgatggCAGGCAGGTTATCATCTTTGGACTGTCTTCTTGTAAGGTGTCAGTTGTTATGACTATGGGGATTGACAATTATTCTTGATTTTGacataattttatgttcttagtttgaatttgattctcTCCATACTAGATGTCAGGCATGGTTAATGTTTCTGTATTTGACTTTGCAGGTCAGAACTTAACCGTTTGAACTTTCAAGGGTTCTACACCATACTTTTGGAGAAGAATGACGAGTTAGTTAGTGTGGCTACTGTAAGGTGACTTCATAGAATCTCTTTATTCACACAATGGTAGTCTGTATGGGATTAGAAATAGTTGCTGAGCAGCCTTGCCTTTATGTTTTGTGAGATAATGGTTATCTCACAATGATAGTTTCTTGTTCAAGGATTCATGGAGACAAAGTAGCAGAAATACCACTTGTTGGCACAAGATTCCAATTTCGGCAACTTGGAATGTGTCACATACTAATGGATGTGCTCGAAAAGGTAATCCACCGTGCCTGTCTGTAATccagctttctttttttatgttcatttaTCCCAATTTCCTTGGGGTTTCTGAAGATTTGGCTTGCAACCCCTGTAATGCTTTCCTTCACTCGAAACTTTAATAATTGCAATACATCAAGTGGCTGTGATAGGCATCGTGTTAATCTACCGAATGAGGCGGCTTATCATTATACTTTTCAAAGCGCTCATTGAATGCCAtcgaaaaaatgaaaataatgccAAGTTTTACGTTGTCGTGGAAATTAGGAATAGCTTTCTGAggagttttttttctccttacaCGTTGATGTCATTTCTTGACTTGAGAGAGGAATGCATTTATTTATCAAGGATGACACAAGTCCTAAGCATAGCGATCTCTTTTCTACTATGCTGCTACAAGTGGATATATTTTGGCCAAATTTGTCAGTGctgttctgtttttttccccttcagaAGCTCATGGAATTAGGAGTCCAGAGACTGGTTTTGCCTGCTGTTCCTGGTGTCCTAAACACATGGACTGGTTCGTTCggattttcaaagatgacagaCTCTGAGAGATTGCAGTTTGTAGATTACACTTTCTTAGATTTTCAGGATACCGTCATATGCCAGAAACTATTAATGAAGTTGCCTTCTGCACAATCAAGCCCATTGAAAGGTTGGTTGAATATCGCCCGCTTACTCTGTTTGAGGACAAGTGAAAAAGAATATTTGTATATCAATCATCACACATGTTCTTGTATTCTGTAATGCAGAAATCCAACCTACACTTCTTGATGATGTTTATGGAAGTGGTGAATGCATTGATGCCAATGACTCTAGTCCTGTCCCTGAAGTACTTAAAACAGATCAAAATGAGGATGGTGGAACCATGGAACAAGGACCAATGGAGTATGTCCAGTCTCTTACTTCCTCtattaaaaaatggaaaaagaaaggaaataatcTAGGAAACAGCAAAACACAAGGGCTTAAAATGCTTTATTTTTGGGGAAAAGTAACGTTTTTAGTTACCAGATACGGGGCTAGGTTAGAAAAGTGCCGTCCAGGAAGTTGCCTTTATTTGAGAATCtgagtaattaatttgtataaaatttgCTTAGAATTACCGGAGGGTGATAATTAAAATGGTCggataaaatttgttttgtagATTTCCAGTTACTTTATGCTCGCTTTTATGCTTGTAGAAAGGACAAGGCGCTGGCAAATGAATTCTTAGAGACTTCCTTCTACTTGGCAGTGTCACGCTAGCTGCTCAAAAGATCAGTTTGAGATTTATGTAGGATGGCACGTGTTTCTTTTGCAAGATATCTAGTGTTCATCTGCCCTGTAGACCTGATTAGAACAAGGTAGAGGGAggattaaggaaaaagaaaatgactcAAGGTGAAGTACTGGTAATGCTGGGCTGATGTTTCTGTGTTTCTATCTCGTGTTCCAATGTCCTTCTCCACTATATATATGATATGCACTTGATCTAGTAAGCACCATACCACCCATCAAGTTCAAGTGGAATGGCTGAATTTCTGTTAGATTAAATTATGAAGAATAGGAGGGAGACAACAGCTGATACACACCATCAGACCCCTCTTAAGTAGGAACATCTGAGAGCTCTTACATGTTCTAGTCACTAAGTCCTATGTATTAAATCCTTGTTTCTAGCAGGGTTCTAGTTTAATGGGTCTGTCTGCTTGCACACATTTGATGTGTAATTGCTTTAATTATTAGCACCAACCTAGGGGGTTTATGTCATGTCAAGCAGCAAGAAGGAATCTACCATGTAATTAGCAGCCACGGAAAGCAATGAATCATTCATGAGGAGGAAAGAGAGGACTGCGGGGTGCGCATGCTGAGGGGAGATGGCTATTGCTTATTTCTAGAGGTTATAAATAAGATGGAATTCACATTTTGATCACCACATAAAGGCAACTCCTGTTTTGTCTGAGTAGAGTATGCAATACCCCATATTTAATTGgcttaaaaaattcaacatgatttttttttttcattttgtgctTAGAATTTCTATATCCGTTTTCTTGTTATGTTCTTGAGTGCTGACTGTCGCTATTGTCAACAGTGTTGCTGCAAGCAATATCAGTGATGTAATCAAAAGGCCTGTTCATCAAGTAGTTGCGGTAAGTTATGGTACTTGAAACGGAGAGCCATGTCATCTTCTATCATGTCTTAATTTGTGGAACGTAACCTTCACTTTTTATACATTTTATACAAGATTCCTTAGCATGTTTCTTGTCAGGTTAACCAGCCATATCATCTTGAATGTGAACCCTGTAATGGCAAAATCAACGAGTCCTCGGTTGAGGATTCCGCTTTTAAGAAGGAAAGCATGGTCGGTGATAATGGTTCGAGCATTCTTAATCGCGGAAGATGGTTCGGTAATGAGGGCGACTTAAAGTGCTACCAAAGAAGAAATACAGAAGCCCGTCAGAACTGAGTTTCGTTTTACTTGAATGATCAGATCCCTATCCTGGTCTAGCGAGATAAATTCTATCTCACCGTGGCATAAGTGGAGCCTTCCATTTTGATTGGTTCGGCACTAAAATTTTTGCTCTGCGCTAAAAATTTCCATGTACGGAAATATTAAGGGGAAAGGAGGTTTTCATTGTTGGCATGCTTTTTATGTATAGCAGCTATAGATACAAAGATGAGCTCATTTTGGGTTCTCTATTTTGGACAGGAGCTCAGGGTAGGAATGTAACGACGAACGAGGCCAGATGCATTAAATAATCAGCAATTCAAGTGTAATGGAAATTGGAGTGTAAACTGTGTAGTTCCTGCCTAATTTTCTTTAGCACCTTccgctagctagctagctagcttcttGGTAAAGTAGGTAAACATCCAAGAGCTCCCCATTGTTCCTATAAACACATGTTCATGTTATTGGTGTTGTCACCTTACCGTGTCTCCAAACGATTCTAAAATGCAAACCATGCTGTCTATTTTTCTCTTGGTCTCATCTTTTTGTTTCCTGCTTCCTTCCAATGGAGTATCTCTCGCCAACCCACTTCGGCATGCGAGTACACTCCGACTTCCATCTACTTCTGTTGGTCCAATAGACATTGCTTTTGATTCTGCTTGTGTTGGTCCATACACCGGTTTCCGGCGGTAGAGTCCTCAGGTATGTCAACCGTACTGTTGGCTTCATAGATTTTGCCATGGCTTCACCAAACAGGTACTCCATCAATTGTCAGGAGAATATTTGCTAAAAGGATGATAATCTTTTAACATACAAATAACCATGTCAGCTATGTGTGAAAATGTATATTTGGAAAACCagttaaataattaatgttgCAACATTTGCTGCCTATGGCGAGTGATCCTGCATTAGAATCCATCTGCTGTCGGCCAGTAAGATATGTTTTTCTTACTTAAATTTACTAGAGCCAATAACTCgataaataattatagataacaaGTAGAACTTAAATACTGGGAATGGACCAATGAAAAGAATCAGTTTTTAGTTTCAATGGCTATGAATGAAAATGGGTtctaaaagaaagagagagagaatgtgGAGAAATGGGTAAGTTTTTAGTTGGTTATCCAGAATTGAAAGACTGGTGGCTTGGACTTTTGGGACAGGGAAGAGGAAAGGGTGTAGAAGTAGACGATCTTTGGGTCTaagcaaattttaatttaagacAACAAATGCAGAGCAGACCAAAGTCTTTGAACAATACAAAGACTGTCCCTTTCTTTACACACAGACAATTGCGTTTGCTATTTGTGGCAGCGGCAAGGTGCTTCCTCTCCTTGTCCTCTCACgtggttttttttgtccttaaaGTTGGAAGCTTTGATTTTCACTATGCTCATGCTGTGCTTCCCTTCTCCTTTAATTCACTAGTTACCACTACTTTGGATTTttgctttatcaaaacaaattaacattcTATAATGGAAATCCCATCAAGCATACGGTCCATTGAGGCTGTAAATCAAAAAGACAAGAGAAGAAAAGTCCTtcctatatataattatttgcacctaaacaatacacacacactcacacacacactATAAGGAATCTAAAACATACGGTCCATTGAGGTTGTAAAACATATGTAAACTTACAAATGAATTGGAGGGAGATgatataaaagtaaattaattttatatcacaaCTAAAAAGTATGTAAGACAACTAAAAAGTAAATGGGAtgattgcaaaaaaataataagatgatataaaagaaattaatttttaaaactgttATTGGATaccatagatttttttaaaagaattatgtaCGAGATGAAATTGATTATAGTATGTAAGACTTTAATAAGggattcttaattttataagacattaataattcaatttataatattttaattcaaaaactgtAAAAttactatatgttttttttagttattttattattaaaatcacttttaattaAACCCCTTTAAAccgttttttcttcaacatgtTTTAACTAAACTCATGGAGGCACAAAAACATATGTTATCACAATGCTCAGAGGCCCGTAATTCTTGAAAGGGGCCCACTTCGCTCGAATGGAGAGTGtccacttatatatatatatatatatagcatgatcacataaattttgaaaaattggaACAAGCAAGGTGATCGCATTTAGCTTTCATGCCAAATTCCTTCAGAAGTCCAtgtgatttatttgtttattttaaatatagcCCTGATATtccatcaatcttttggttcattttcattttcaaagaaACGGTGCCGGTCCTCCTTTGTCTTCACCAAAGAAATGCCTCATTAATTCTCAACAAAAGAGAAGACATTAACAAACCCAAAAGGAGTTTGGACTAAATTACTTGCGTGCATATAGCCAACATATCAAATGCTTCTGTTAAATTGATCTCCAGAAGAAAAGCCCTCTCCCCCCCTCACATCCTATACTCTTTTCCAGATTGATCTTCTCCCAAAGGTATCCAGCTTCTGCACCTGGGGCCATGATCACATCCATGCCAACAATCCCAAATATGTTCTTCATTTTCTCATATttgttaattgtattttataataaaaattgtatttatttcaaGGCTCATATTTACGCAATAAAGCTCATACTTTCAAGGCATatctatcaataaaaaataaaaaaaatgtttctttaatattttaaaagattctcATTCACCTTGAAACCAACTCCGGGTGGAAGGCACAAAAGCTTTTGTATAAAGCTCACGCTAACGCAATTGGATTTGTATTGTGATAAGAGATTGTTTGAAGGTAGAAGGGAACAGAATGATGTTCTTGTGTATGTGCACGAAGGAAAGCAAAGAACATTATACATtcaaaagattgattctttgatAGGAAGGAAAATATCTGCTCTTTATCCATGTTAGCTGCTCTGCTTCTGTTTTCTATTCATTGCAGATTGGATCTCACCATGATTTTAACATACAAAAACAACAGACAATACACATAGGTGAAGATGACCTCACTGTCCTATGTGTCTGTCTCAAATAACAAAAGgcatatgaaaagaaaaaaaaacaatgtttccaAACCCTTTTGGCCCCTCCTCAGTCTTCGTCGGTCATGCTTCTCTCCTTTTTTGCCTTCTAATATTTTCTCATTGCCTCTTTACACTTTTCGAGGTAAGTGTTAGCAATTAATATCTAGAGTTACACATAAATACGAGTGCATCCAAGAGCACCCCATGATTTGTGGACAAAAACTGAACTTGCAGATGAATCAATAGCCTCTAAAGGAATTGAAGAACTCTGTTCAAAAGTCTAAAATCAAAACCTTCAACAATCCAATATGCAACTCATGTGAACCCATCTCGGCTACCTTCACATGcacacaacaaaacaaaaaccccaCCATTCTTTTATAAGACTACACAATCCTCCTAAGCCCTATcccctctcttttttcataGCAATCTCTCTTTGCTTTTTTACTAGCTTTTTAGCACTACTTCCTTTTGCTTTTCTCACCCTTCCCTCCTCTAAAAAATGTCTCTTGCTTGTATCCGGTCCTCTTGCAATCTATTAGCATCATGTTTTGCgattgttttcttggttttgcttCAAACCAAGGTTGCAACTTCAGCTTTGATAATGAGCATGAGAAaccaccacaaccaccaccagCATAGATTGCCAAGGCTGCAAGCTAATCAAAGTACTTGTGCATTGTTTGTCGGCACTTGGGTTCGTGATGAATCATACCCATTGTATCAATCTTCTAATTGCCCAACCATTATTGACGCTGAATTCAACTGCCAAATGTATGGCAGGCCTGACTCTGATTATCTCAAGTACAGATGGCAGCCTCTCAATTGCGAGCTCCCAAGGTAACAGAGAACATCATCCAGTGTTAAATCCTTTTGGGTCCTCCTTCTGTTTTACATTTCTAGTGCTGTGAATGCAATTGTTGgacttatgtttaatttttatatggtttagaTTCAATGGGCTTGAATTTTTGCTAAATATGAGAGGGAAAAGTATGATGTTTGTGGGGGACTCCCTTGGACGGAATCAATGGGAGTCTTTGATTTGCTTGATTTCATCGTCGGT
This region of Populus trichocarpa isolate Nisqually-1 chromosome 9, P.trichocarpa_v4.1, whole genome shotgun sequence genomic DNA includes:
- the LOC18102063 gene encoding uncharacterized protein LOC18102063; this translates as MALDLEKQQSVRMRKRKRNEIKLSVNEKVEVRSEEDGFQGSWHPGTVIACRRRGLDLKYEVKYDHILNDDESDYLVDQVCVSLPVDDTDCANEDRCNNRGLIRPAPPPFQFGKYGFPYGMCVDVHYQEAWWEGVIFDHDDGSEERRIFFPDLGDEIMASVNKLRVTQDWNEVDETWRQRGTWLFLVLIEEYEQKQYIPVSIKQLWYDLREKESFEKLGGWTSTVKALWRKLVLGAIDDNLKVVVNHLFQVIGIPDAAQQPIAKPVNDVNMNRKEDLVKTHAMIPVENSLNDCLLLYPSCPTVESTLDRVVPKFSCEDDAIVCMKPRALFALPSNLDGIPAVSSITSDEGFSNSNSNKINGSSSGSACIQSSWLCAGSDIVPGPEFCPDAIIKYAKMGNKKPTGTLIKDVRKHLLHQRWKIESMKDKGTSRLRYTSPDGKLYHSLRQVCLDFCGADRGILSPTSEGKQNSLHTSHGDSSSLIEQQEDRDPYCCSQVVSSSNSEAVVYKPEYCPEAIVEWSNLWSKHGSGTRFRGKIKKADMSLRARKHLAALGWVFGYKTFNGRREFYHRSPMGKTYWSLRQAIEHIFDKGTCTDTSRDMEMENDSKTVEGQFSCEKIPSAICKTEFQKQKNCSKESSCFSLSKKHHDLHEINVLTTRKARRKRKDSLHVETHSDAQNTSRPKSRSGITSRGLIGSRNDKKHTKWVRVLRSSKRVQHVVAPDPSHHNPRTVLSLLIDNDIVLPRTKVHYGSQKDRNPTVEGRIARDGIKCSCCGKVYTLSGFELHAGIKSCRLGASKYCKPAASIFLDDGRSLLECQIQMMRDKEMSNHKAETPDSLKGSWDRDGNDHVCSVCHYGGELILCDHCPSSFHKRCLGMKDVPDGDWFCPSCCCKICGQNKLKKDTKDFIDGVLNCTQCEHQYHIMCLSNSWTDKWKDHPKENSFCSKKCEVIFLGLQKLLGKPIPVGVDNLTWTLFKYMQSDQHKLDAFDDETLVETYSKLKIALDVVHECFEPIEEPRTGRDLMKDVIFSNGSELNRLNFQGFYTILLEKNDELVSVATVRIHGDKVAEIPLVGTRFQFRQLGMCHILMDVLEKKLMELGVQRLVLPAVPGVLNTWTGSFGFSKMTDSERLQFVDYTFLDFQDTVICQKLLMKLPSAQSSPLKEIQPTLLDDVYGSGECIDANDSSPVPEVLKTDQNEDGGTMEQGPMDVAASNISDVIKRPVHQVVAVNQPYHLECEPCNGKINESSVEDSAFKKESMVGDNGSSILNRGRWFGNEGDLKCYQRRNTEARQN